The genomic DNA ATCAATAGCAAACCTCGTAAAGTTTTCCGTCAGACGGGCGGACGGTTGGCATAGGGTTTAGAATTCGCACTGATTTGGTTTTCTCCATTGTCTGAATACAGGTTATCGCCATGCCCCTTGAGCACCCGCAAGTGATGATGCCGCCACCGGCCCTGTACCTTGGTGGCCTGCTGATGGGCTATGGCATCGATCAGGCCCTTACCCTGCCCGCCCCGGCGTTTCCCGGCGACCGCTGGGTGATACTGGCCCTGGCCGTGATCGGCACCGCCCTGGTTCTGGCTGCGGCCATCCAGTTACGCCTGGCACGCACCACCCTGGTTCCCCATCGCCCGGCCAGCAAGCTGCTTACCCAGGGCGTGTTCCGGCTGAGCCGCAACCCCATCTACCTGGGCTTTACTGCCCTGTACCTGGCCATGGCACTGAACCAGCACAGCCCAGGCATGCTGATCATGCTGGTACCGGTTGTCTGGGTTATCCAGCAGCATGTGATTGCCGCGGAAGAGACGTTTCACGCCCAGCAGTTCGGAGAGCAATGGCAGGCCTATCGACAGCGAGTTCGCCGCTGGCTGTAACACTGACCCGGGCACGGATGGCTGTTGCTTGCGGCCCGCTCTTGAGAAATTCCACTGCGCCCAGCTTGCCGTGTTGCAGGCGCATATGGCGGGAACCGAAGTGCCCCGGCACCAGGGTGCTGGCACGGGTCTGGCGGGGCAGCCAACCCAGCCGCCGATACAACTCAGCCACCAGCTCTGAACAGAACCAGCCACGCTGATCCGGCTTGCGGGTAAAACCGGTGAGCACGTCCAGCGCATTGCACAGCACATAGTTCTTGTAGGGGCGATGGAGCAGGCGTTTCACCATTCGCGCCAGCAGTTGCTGCTGCCGGTCGCTCAACGGCGGGCCATGCCGCCGACGCAACGCCACAGTGCCTGGGTAATCTCGCAGCTTGTCCACCAGCGGCACCAGCGCCACACCGGCCACCGGACACCCCAGGGTCACATCTGACGATTCACTGAGGGTGGTGGATTCGAGAACCAGAGGGTCGGGATTGCCGGGCAGGTGCACCACCATGCCGATATGACTCCAGGGGCTGCGGGTAAAGACCCGGATCACCTCACTGGTAAAACCACGGCCGGAAAACAACAGCAGATCCCCGGTTCGCAGTGAGCAAGCAGAATCAAGAGGCATTGTCATGGGCACAGCCACAGGCTCTTATCCGTTGCAGGACTATCCTGGAGCCACACTAGGAACCCGCCGTGACAGTTCGCTGACAGCGGGGTCACGGTTTGGTGAAGCTTCTAGCTTCTAGCTTCTAGCTTCTAGCTTCTAGCTAATGAGCGTGTAATCCGGCACGGCGTCGTCAAGAACAGATTGGTTTTACCTGGTAGCTGGGCCATCCGTCATCTCCCCGTCACACCCGTACGTTAGGGTCACCTCCTCTTTGCCTGTCCCCGCCCCCGCCTATGGAAGACAAGCTTTACCTGCTGCAACGCCATCTGCCCGAACTTCTGCATCTGGATGCACTGATTCGTCATGGTGAACGTCACCTGCGTGTGTCCACGGTCCATGAAGTGCCCATGGGAGAGCTGTCATTGCCGGTGCGGGTGATCGAAATGGGCAGCACCTCTCCTGGCGTGCCGGTTATCGGTTTTTTTGGCGGAGTCCATGGCGTGGAGCGAATCGGCAGTCAGGTGCTGATGTCCTGGCTGCACAGTCTCATTCATCGTTTGCAGTGGGACGATCAGCTCCACCGGCGGCTGGAGCAGGTGCGGCTGGTATTCATGCCCATGATCAACCCGGGCGGTATCTGGAAGCGTACCCGCAGCAACCCCAATGGGGTGGACCTGATGCGTAACGCTCCTATTGATGCCATGGGCCGAGTGCCGTTCCTGGTGGGCGGCCACCGCATCAGCCGACATCTGCCCTGGTATCGGGGCAAAAGTGGCGCCCCCATGGAGCCGGAAGCCCAGGCAGTGGTTCGTGTAGTGCGGGAAAAACTGATGCCGGCGCCGTTCTCCATAAGCCTGGACTGCCACAGCGGCTTTGGCCGACGCGACCGCATCTGGTGCTGCTACGCCCGCAGCCATCGCCCCATTCCCCATATCGGCGAGGTATTCCGGATCAAGCAGCATTTCGAGGACACCTACCCTCACCATCACCCCTACCTGATCGAGCCGCAGTCGGTGAACTACACCACCCACGGCGACCTGTGGGATTACCTCTACGACGATGCCCAGGATCGGGCACCGCAACACACCTTCCTGCCCTTTACCCTGGAAATGGGCTCCTGGCTGTGGGTGCGCAAGAACCCCCGACAGATGTTGGATTTCTTCGGATACTTCAACCCGGTGATCGGCCATCGCCATCATCGGGTACTGCGCCAGCACCTTCCCCTGTTCGAATTCCTCACTGCCATGACCGCCAACGCCGGCAACTGGCTACCCACTACCCGGGAAAAACCAGAACTGACCCGGCAGGCGATTGCCCACTGGTTTGGGGACGCCGACTAACCGCTGACCTTTTGTAGGAGCTTGCCTGCAAGCGCTTTTCAATATATCTGTGAGCCAGCCATCCATTCATGGCCCCGACCTTGCAACAGAAAAGCCCATTGGGTCCGCCGCCCGGCTGACTTACACTTTGCCAAACGCTTCGATAAGGACACACCATGAAAGCCCTGTTTCTTGCCCCCCTTGCCTTGCTGGCCGGCTGCCAGCACCTGAACTACCAGCCGCCAGAGGGCGAGGAGACTGCCCAGGTCACCTTTACCAGCAACAACACCGCCGCCCAGCCGGTGGTTTGCGTACCCGGCAAAGGATTCAAGTCCACCGAATACGCTATTTCACAAACGCCCTTCGGTGGCGACGCCCTGAATGATCTACTGGAAACCATGAAAAAAAGCCCGGAAGTCACCACCGCCATCCCGGCTACCCCGGCAACCCGGATCGGCGTCACCTATAACCGCCGTAATGCCGACAACACACGGGATCGCTGCAAGGTCGCGCTGCAATTCGACCCACAAGCCGGTAGCGACTACCGGGCACACTTTGTTCACGAGAAAGGGCAATGCGGCTTGTCCCTGACGGATGCAGACGGTTCCAGTGTGGATGCCGTGCTGGTTGACTGGCAGTGCCCATAATTAACGCACCAATGCGGTGCGCAGCACCAAGTTTGCGCACCGCATCCTCGCCTTCCACTTTAACAATTCCTCAATATTCCTCGCCCAAAAATACAAACCTCTGTTTTTAAAAGATAAAAAATAGTTGGCACATTCTCTGCTATAACTCATGTGAGCCGAACAGGCGGTGCGTCACCAACGCACACTTGAACAAATTAGACTTGTTAAGAGGGTTGCACATGAAAAACGTATTTGGTCTGAAGAAAACCGTTTTGGCCGCTTCCATCGTGGCTGCCAGCCTGGCTCCGGCCATCGCTGCAGCAGAAGTCAGCGGTACCCTGGGTGCTTCCAGCCAGTACTTGTGGCGTGGTCAGCAGCTGACCGACGGTGCTGCGGTATACGGTAGCGTTGACTACTCCCACACTTCCGGCCTCTACGCTGGTGCCTGGGCATCTTCTGAAACTGACGACACCGAGTACGACCTGTACGCCGGTTTTGGTGGCGAGATCGAAGGTCTGAGCTACGACATCAGCTACATCGACTATAACTACACCGCTGGCGGCACCGCAGGTGACAATCCTGCATCTGGCGCTGACTTCCAGGAAGTACACCTGGGTGTAGGCTTTGCCGGCCTGAGCGCTGACGCCTTCATCGGTGTAGGCAACTCAGGTAAGGGCGGCGACGAAGATTACGAAAGCGACTACTTCGCTGTGGGTTACGGCTACGACAAGTACTCCGCCACCGTAGGCTTCTACGACTTTGAAGCGGATGACAGCGACTACACTCACGTGGATCTGGGCTACGCCGTTA from Alcanivorax sp. includes the following:
- a CDS encoding isoprenylcysteine carboxylmethyltransferase family protein, with the protein product MPLEHPQVMMPPPALYLGGLLMGYGIDQALTLPAPAFPGDRWVILALAVIGTALVLAAAIQLRLARTTLVPHRPASKLLTQGVFRLSRNPIYLGFTALYLAMALNQHSPGMLIMLVPVVWVIQQHVIAAEETFHAQQFGEQWQAYRQRVRRWL
- a CDS encoding YiiX/YebB-like N1pC/P60 family cysteine hydrolase, producing the protein MTMPLDSACSLRTGDLLLFSGRGFTSEVIRVFTRSPWSHIGMVVHLPGNPDPLVLESTTLSESSDVTLGCPVAGVALVPLVDKLRDYPGTVALRRRHGPPLSDRQQQLLARMVKRLLHRPYKNYVLCNALDVLTGFTRKPDQRGWFCSELVAELYRRLGWLPRQTRASTLVPGHFGSRHMRLQHGKLGAVEFLKSGPQATAIRARVSVTASGELAVDRPAIALRTAGRETSLPRQSHAAG
- a CDS encoding M14 family zinc carboxypeptidase, which translates into the protein MEDKLYLLQRHLPELLHLDALIRHGERHLRVSTVHEVPMGELSLPVRVIEMGSTSPGVPVIGFFGGVHGVERIGSQVLMSWLHSLIHRLQWDDQLHRRLEQVRLVFMPMINPGGIWKRTRSNPNGVDLMRNAPIDAMGRVPFLVGGHRISRHLPWYRGKSGAPMEPEAQAVVRVVREKLMPAPFSISLDCHSGFGRRDRIWCCYARSHRPIPHIGEVFRIKQHFEDTYPHHHPYLIEPQSVNYTTHGDLWDYLYDDAQDRAPQHTFLPFTLEMGSWLWVRKNPRQMLDFFGYFNPVIGHRHHRVLRQHLPLFEFLTAMTANAGNWLPTTREKPELTRQAIAHWFGDAD
- a CDS encoding TorF family putative porin; protein product: MKNVFGLKKTVLAASIVAASLAPAIAAAEVSGTLGASSQYLWRGQQLTDGAAVYGSVDYSHTSGLYAGAWASSETDDTEYDLYAGFGGEIEGLSYDISYIDYNYTAGGTAGDNPASGADFQEVHLGVGFAGLSADAFIGVGNSGKGGDEDYESDYFAVGYGYDKYSATVGFYDFEADDSDYTHVDLGYAVTDQFTFTLSKIVDQEEDNTYDDDLVMSVSYEFAL